In Hwangdonia lutea, a single window of DNA contains:
- a CDS encoding glyoxalase: MKTQIKSIRPFIGAKNYTISRQFYKDFGFEEIKTSEKMSYFKLGDFGFYLQDAHIKDWIDNTMVFLEIDNVEEHLSNLKKRNLEEKYNGVKISEINYNDWGKEYFVHDPSVILWHVGAFKKP, encoded by the coding sequence ATGAAAACACAAATCAAATCAATCAGACCTTTTATTGGCGCAAAAAACTATACGATTTCAAGACAATTTTATAAAGATTTTGGTTTTGAAGAAATTAAAACCTCAGAGAAGATGTCATATTTTAAATTGGGAGATTTTGGGTTTTACCTGCAAGACGCCCATATAAAAGATTGGATTGACAATACTATGGTTTTCTTAGAAATTGATAACGTAGAAGAACACTTATCCAATCTAAAAAAACGAAATCTGGAAGAAAAATACAATGGGGTAAAAATTTCAGAAATCAATTATAACGACTGGGGAAAAGAATACTTTGTACACGACCCATCGGTTATTCTGTGGCATGTTGGGGCTTTTAAAAAACCTTAA
- a CDS encoding non-ribosomal peptide synthetase: MNPPNVLNQIENFNPFAGPKIEKVIHTTSSQSEIWIACKLGGSDANRAYNESVSLILKGDLRREALGYALQTLVQRHESLRAVFSTDGSYMSILETSPIQFNVQDVSLSTASKKRETIAEYLSKDAHHVFDLVRGPLIKVGLIKTNELEHQLVITAHHIICDGWSIGILLQELGSLYSAKVQNMTAALPQPESFVVFSDEQKEFLKSDNYKKTEEFWLQQYKSSVPQLNLPTDFPRPQLRTYKSERLDFSVDPTLITELKKTGVKAGSSFVATLMAAFELFLYRQTGKNDLVVGLPAAGQALCGKTHLLGHCVNLLPLRSKINVNISFVEYLKIRKSELFDAYEHQQFSFGQLLQKLAIARDPSRVPLVPVVFNIDLGMTNDVAFTDLTYKLKSNPRACETFEIFLNATGTEDEFVLEWSYNTSLFKAETIKQMMVDFESILIKIIEKPGDSISNMVRADYLAYHELNKTNSSYPNLPLHEILRKQAQLVQKKQAIKFGETTISYKDLEEQVNQLAHQLIEKGVKPADFVGVSLPRSIELVIVLMAIMRCGAAYLPMDPNYPRKRLEFMLKDSEAHFLITTKALSLSLNSYSTLFAVEDLFTNLSKHPKTPTNIKVENTEIAYLLYTSGSTGNPKGVTISHKNLVNFLYSMAREPGISESDKLLSITTISFDIAGLELFLPLIKGATLVLADDETVKDTRLMLDVLQNENITMLQATPSTWQMLIDSGWEKPLALKALCGGEALPMALAKKILKQVNELWNVYGPTETTIWSATKQIKATDELIAIGHPIANTQLYVINEQGVLMPPGTIGELCIAGDGLANGYWKRPDLTAKKFITNVFDSTGNARLYRTGDLARLLPTGEVECLGRIDQQVKIRGHRIELGEIENALDALETVQASVVLLNADRLVANVVLNEESEEPKDKFSAWKKALAEQLPFHMVPQEFNLLNEFPKTLNGKIDRKELLESLSTKNVSITTTAPRNKTEEIVAAIWQESLGIDSIDIHSDFFELGGHSLIAVKVMALIEKQTGNRLPLSTLFEYSSIEKLATYIDKGNQQSHWHSLVPIKPNGDKTPLYIVHGGEFNVLIFHGLAKKIDKDRPVYGLQAKGLNGIDEPHATVEEMVEDYVSEIISANPNGPYALAGYSFGGVIAFEMARKLKAMGKKVTTVALFDTYMYPGFYYTGTLKRILIAIVFGFMHPFYIMYLLFNRAKFFTGKINKRNIIKIKNKVFGISLKKNNEKEKQSLIPINIKIPSNKWPSRLGKMHRVAMRRYRTTPQDIEVDLFKTIVNDVFFAHDKKYLGWKKVALKGVRRHLTPGNHLNMLIHPHDKELATSLNHVLDTNDKKN, translated from the coding sequence ATGAACCCTCCAAACGTTTTAAATCAAATCGAAAACTTTAATCCCTTCGCAGGACCGAAGATTGAAAAAGTTATCCACACAACATCTTCACAGTCAGAAATATGGATTGCATGCAAATTGGGTGGTAGCGATGCAAATAGAGCTTATAACGAATCCGTTTCTCTCATTTTAAAAGGTGATTTACGCAGAGAAGCATTAGGTTATGCACTACAAACACTGGTACAACGGCACGAGTCACTTCGTGCTGTTTTTAGTACCGACGGAAGTTACATGAGCATTTTGGAAACCAGTCCTATACAGTTTAACGTTCAAGATGTTTCACTGTCAACTGCTTCTAAAAAAAGAGAAACCATTGCCGAATACCTATCAAAAGATGCCCACCATGTTTTTGATTTGGTTAGAGGCCCATTAATAAAAGTAGGATTAATAAAAACCAACGAACTTGAACACCAGTTGGTTATTACTGCCCATCATATAATATGCGATGGTTGGTCAATAGGTATCTTGCTACAGGAACTGGGTAGTCTTTATTCAGCAAAAGTACAGAATATGACCGCTGCTTTGCCGCAACCGGAAAGTTTTGTGGTGTTCTCTGATGAACAAAAAGAATTCTTGAAAAGTGATAACTATAAAAAAACCGAGGAATTTTGGTTACAGCAATACAAATCCTCTGTTCCACAGTTAAACTTGCCCACAGATTTTCCCAGACCCCAATTAAGAACCTATAAAAGTGAGCGTCTTGATTTTTCTGTGGATCCAACACTTATAACCGAATTAAAAAAAACAGGTGTAAAAGCAGGGTCCAGTTTTGTAGCTACCTTAATGGCGGCTTTTGAATTGTTTTTATATAGGCAAACCGGTAAAAATGATTTAGTAGTGGGATTACCAGCTGCGGGGCAGGCTTTATGTGGTAAAACCCACTTGTTGGGGCATTGTGTAAACCTATTACCGCTACGAAGCAAAATAAACGTAAATATTAGCTTTGTTGAATATTTAAAAATTCGAAAATCGGAACTTTTTGATGCTTACGAACATCAGCAATTTAGCTTTGGGCAATTGCTTCAAAAACTTGCCATTGCAAGAGATCCATCAAGAGTGCCCTTGGTGCCAGTTGTTTTTAATATTGATTTAGGAATGACAAACGATGTGGCTTTTACAGATTTAACCTATAAGCTTAAAAGCAACCCAAGAGCATGCGAGACTTTCGAAATTTTTTTAAACGCCACTGGAACCGAAGATGAATTTGTTTTAGAATGGTCTTACAATACATCGCTCTTTAAGGCAGAAACCATCAAACAGATGATGGTTGATTTTGAAAGTATATTAATTAAAATCATTGAGAAACCAGGCGATTCCATATCAAATATGGTTCGAGCAGATTATTTGGCTTATCACGAGTTGAATAAAACTAATAGTTCATATCCCAATTTGCCTCTTCATGAAATACTTAGAAAACAAGCTCAATTAGTCCAAAAAAAACAGGCGATAAAATTTGGAGAAACAACAATTTCTTATAAGGATTTAGAAGAACAGGTCAATCAATTAGCTCATCAACTGATTGAAAAAGGAGTGAAACCAGCTGATTTTGTTGGTGTCTCCCTACCTCGTTCCATCGAGCTTGTTATTGTGCTCATGGCTATTATGCGATGTGGAGCGGCTTATCTGCCAATGGATCCAAACTATCCGCGAAAGCGTTTAGAGTTTATGTTAAAAGATTCCGAAGCCCATTTTTTGATTACCACAAAAGCCCTTTCCCTTTCTTTGAATAGTTATTCCACCTTGTTTGCGGTAGAAGATTTATTTACAAATTTATCAAAACACCCTAAAACACCCACCAATATAAAAGTAGAAAATACCGAAATAGCTTATTTGCTTTATACCTCTGGGTCAACAGGAAACCCAAAAGGGGTAACTATATCGCATAAAAACTTGGTCAATTTTCTGTATAGTATGGCTCGCGAACCTGGTATTAGTGAATCAGATAAATTACTTTCAATAACTACCATATCGTTTGATATTGCAGGTCTTGAATTGTTTTTGCCTCTTATAAAGGGAGCAACTTTGGTGTTAGCGGATGATGAAACCGTAAAAGACACACGTTTAATGCTCGATGTTCTTCAAAACGAAAACATAACGATGTTGCAGGCTACGCCTTCTACGTGGCAAATGTTAATAGATTCTGGATGGGAAAAACCATTGGCGTTAAAAGCATTGTGCGGAGGTGAAGCATTACCAATGGCATTGGCAAAAAAAATACTAAAACAGGTAAACGAACTTTGGAATGTGTACGGTCCTACCGAAACTACTATTTGGTCTGCTACAAAGCAAATTAAAGCGACCGATGAATTAATTGCCATTGGCCATCCTATAGCCAATACACAATTATATGTTATTAATGAACAAGGTGTTTTGATGCCACCAGGAACCATTGGCGAGCTATGTATCGCGGGAGATGGTTTAGCTAATGGCTATTGGAAACGACCAGATTTAACAGCTAAAAAATTTATAACAAATGTATTTGATTCAACTGGAAATGCTAGGTTATATCGGACTGGAGATTTAGCTAGATTGCTTCCTACGGGAGAGGTAGAATGTTTAGGTCGGATAGATCAGCAAGTAAAAATTAGAGGTCATCGAATTGAATTAGGCGAAATTGAAAACGCACTTGATGCGCTTGAAACAGTGCAAGCATCCGTTGTGTTGTTAAATGCAGATCGGCTTGTGGCGAACGTGGTTTTAAACGAAGAAAGTGAAGAACCTAAAGATAAATTCAGTGCATGGAAAAAAGCTTTGGCCGAACAGCTTCCGTTTCACATGGTGCCACAAGAGTTTAATCTATTGAATGAATTTCCCAAAACATTAAACGGTAAAATTGATAGGAAAGAGTTGTTGGAATCATTGTCAACTAAAAATGTTTCAATTACCACAACAGCTCCGCGAAATAAAACCGAAGAAATAGTAGCTGCTATTTGGCAAGAATCCTTGGGGATCGATTCGATAGATATACACAGCGATTTTTTTGAGCTTGGTGGCCATTCCTTAATAGCCGTAAAAGTGATGGCGCTCATTGAAAAACAAACCGGAAACCGCTTGCCGCTATCTACATTATTTGAATATTCGAGTATAGAAAAATTGGCAACGTATATCGATAAGGGTAACCAACAGTCGCATTGGCATTCATTAGTACCTATAAAACCGAATGGGGATAAAACACCATTGTATATTGTACATGGAGGCGAATTTAATGTATTGATATTTCATGGGTTGGCTAAAAAAATAGATAAAGATAGACCTGTTTATGGACTTCAGGCAAAAGGATTAAACGGAATTGATGAGCCTCATGCCACTGTAGAGGAAATGGTGGAAGACTATGTTTCAGAAATTATTAGTGCAAATCCAAACGGACCTTATGCGCTGGCAGGATATTCGTTTGGTGGTGTTATTGCTTTCGAAATGGCTCGAAAACTTAAAGCTATGGGTAAAAAAGTAACAACAGTTGCTCTTTTTGACACATATATGTACCCCGGATTTTATTACACCGGCACCTTAAAAAGAATACTTATAGCAATCGTTTTTGGGTTTATGCATCCATTTTATATCATGTATTTACTCTTTAATAGAGCTAAGTTTTTTACCGGCAAAATAAATAAGAGAAATATAATAAAGATTAAAAATAAGGTTTTTGGTATAAGCTTGAAGAAAAATAATGAAAAAGAAAAACAAAGTCTGATACCTATCAACATTAAAATACCCTCCAATAAGTGGCCTTCCAGACTCGGTAAGATGCATCGAGTAGCCATGCGACGCTATCGTACAACCCCGCAGGATATAGAAGTTGATTTGTTTAAAACCATTGTGAATGATGTTTTTTTCGCCCACGACAAGAAATATCTCGGCTGGAAAAAAGTTGCTTTAAAGGGGGTTAGAAGACATTTAACACCCGGTAATCATCTCAATATGTTAATTCACCCTCATGATAAAGAATTAGCAACTAGCCTCAACCATGTTTTAGATACTAACGATAAAAAAAATTGA
- a CDS encoding ABC transporter permease, with protein sequence MKDFISLLQVEFKRIFSNGVLLAIFFGAPIGYGILFGYVYQQGKVVDLPIVIIDEDRSPASDKIIDALEDNEGLFVADVRPTDGNIRAEMPTKQYAAVITIPTDFEKHILQKKHPEIRVDLNMANILNANTASNNINMVLMTLNAGMEIEGLKKQGLHPAQAMASYESFKINFNKLYNSSGNYVNFMLPGILAAIMQQVIFLAMALVFSRDFEDGYFAELIQKSKSSVHHIFLKAAPFLLMLPFMWLFISLLFVYFNITADIFNFPMLVLTILLTLASMFIGMLFSIAIPNQLKATELLMVISTPAFILSGFTWPTEAIPSFITNVAQFIPVTQFLSGFRRIAFYGGDLASIMPEIKILLIIIFVAFISMLLLLQFKINAQVKKEAKTFTETDLS encoded by the coding sequence ATGAAAGATTTTATAAGCTTACTTCAGGTAGAATTTAAGCGCATTTTTTCGAATGGTGTTTTACTCGCCATCTTTTTTGGTGCACCAATAGGCTACGGTATTTTATTTGGTTATGTATATCAACAAGGAAAAGTTGTAGATCTTCCTATTGTAATTATCGATGAAGATCGCAGTCCGGCATCCGATAAAATAATTGATGCACTTGAAGACAACGAAGGTTTGTTTGTTGCAGATGTAAGGCCAACAGATGGCAATATTCGCGCAGAAATGCCAACCAAACAATACGCTGCGGTTATAACCATACCCACCGATTTTGAAAAGCATATTTTACAGAAAAAGCATCCCGAAATTCGAGTGGATCTAAATATGGCGAATATTTTAAATGCCAATACCGCGAGCAATAATATCAATATGGTTTTAATGACGCTAAACGCTGGCATGGAAATAGAAGGACTAAAAAAACAAGGACTTCACCCTGCGCAAGCTATGGCATCTTACGAAAGTTTTAAAATCAACTTTAACAAACTTTATAACTCTTCCGGTAACTATGTTAATTTTATGTTACCCGGCATACTTGCCGCCATTATGCAACAGGTTATATTTTTAGCCATGGCATTGGTGTTTTCACGAGATTTTGAAGATGGGTATTTTGCCGAACTTATTCAAAAAAGCAAATCGTCAGTACATCATATTTTTTTAAAGGCGGCTCCGTTTTTACTCATGCTTCCTTTTATGTGGCTTTTTATTAGTCTGCTTTTTGTTTATTTTAATATTACCGCAGATATTTTTAATTTCCCAATGTTGGTATTAACCATTCTTTTAACGCTGGCTTCCATGTTTATTGGCATGCTGTTTTCTATTGCCATTCCAAACCAATTAAAAGCCACAGAGTTATTAATGGTAATTTCTACACCGGCTTTTATTTTAAGCGGATTTACATGGCCCACAGAAGCCATTCCTAGTTTTATTACCAATGTGGCGCAATTTATTCCGGTAACCCAATTTTTAAGCGGTTTTAGAAGAATTGCCTTTTACGGAGGCGATTTAGCATCTATTATGCCTGAAATAAAAATTTTATTAATAATCATTTTTGTAGCATTTATAAGCATGCTCTTATTGCTTCAATTTAAGATTAATGCGCAGGTTAAAAAAGAAGCAAAAACATTTACAGAAACAGATTTAAGCTAG